The Streptomyces sp. RKAG293 genome includes a region encoding these proteins:
- a CDS encoding family 2B encapsulin nanocompartment shell protein, with protein MSVDAGQDAALSTPGAPDNNSAHTSLDTAAARNLATTTKSAPQMAGISSRWLLRMLPWVQVTAGTYRVNRRLTYSVGDGKVTFVKTGSHVRVVPAELGELALLRSFEDTAVLTALADRFTQREFAPGELLAEAGQPVDTLYLLAHGKVEKLSEGEFGEQNRLGVLADGAHFGEQGLLDPETPWDFTAKAATTTTVLALSRQDFQTLADQSPALRAHIEAYRAIPRQRVNKRGEAAIELASGHKGEADLPSTFVDYEVAPREYELSVAQTVLRVHSRVADLYNEPMNQIEQQLKLTIEALRERQEHELINNREFGLLHAADYDQRIQPHAGPPLPDDLDELISRRRGTRFLLAHPRTIAAIGREWTRKGLYPSSVEVSGSTVPAWRGVPILSCNKIPISEARTSSIIAVRTGEDNQGVIGLRQTGIPDEYEPGLNVRFMGLSEKAIISYLVSAYYSAAVLVPDALGVLENVNIANWRD; from the coding sequence ATGTCGGTTGATGCGGGCCAGGACGCCGCTCTCAGCACCCCGGGCGCCCCGGACAACAACTCGGCGCACACCAGCCTTGATACGGCTGCTGCCCGGAATCTGGCGACCACCACCAAGTCCGCACCTCAGATGGCGGGAATCTCCTCCCGCTGGCTGCTGCGCATGCTGCCCTGGGTACAGGTCACGGCCGGCACCTACCGGGTCAACCGCCGGCTGACCTACTCCGTGGGCGACGGCAAGGTGACCTTCGTCAAAACCGGGTCACACGTGCGGGTCGTCCCCGCCGAACTCGGCGAACTCGCCCTGCTGCGCTCCTTCGAGGACACCGCGGTCCTCACCGCGCTCGCCGACCGCTTCACCCAGCGCGAGTTCGCCCCCGGCGAGCTCCTGGCCGAAGCCGGCCAGCCCGTCGACACCCTCTACCTCCTCGCCCACGGCAAGGTCGAAAAGCTCAGCGAGGGCGAATTCGGCGAGCAGAATCGTCTCGGCGTCCTCGCCGACGGCGCCCACTTCGGCGAACAGGGCCTGCTCGACCCGGAAACACCCTGGGACTTCACCGCCAAAGCCGCCACCACCACCACCGTGCTGGCCCTGTCCCGGCAGGACTTCCAAACCCTCGCCGACCAGTCCCCCGCCCTGCGCGCCCACATCGAGGCCTACCGCGCCATCCCCCGCCAACGGGTCAACAAGCGCGGCGAAGCCGCCATCGAACTCGCCTCCGGCCACAAGGGCGAAGCAGACCTGCCGTCCACGTTCGTCGACTACGAAGTCGCCCCCCGCGAATACGAACTGAGCGTCGCCCAGACCGTCCTGCGCGTCCACAGCCGCGTCGCGGACCTCTACAACGAACCGATGAACCAGATCGAGCAACAGCTCAAACTCACCATCGAAGCCCTGCGCGAACGCCAGGAACACGAACTCATCAACAACCGCGAGTTCGGACTGCTGCACGCCGCCGACTACGACCAGCGCATCCAGCCGCACGCCGGCCCCCCGCTCCCCGACGACCTCGACGAACTCATCAGCCGCCGCCGCGGCACCCGCTTCCTGCTCGCCCACCCCCGCACCATCGCCGCCATCGGCCGCGAATGGACCCGCAAGGGGCTGTACCCCAGTTCCGTCGAGGTCAGCGGCAGCACCGTCCCCGCGTGGCGCGGTGTGCCGATTCTGAGCTGCAACAAGATCCCGATCAGTGAGGCCCGCACCAGCTCGATCATCGCGGTGCGTACCGGCGAGGACAACCAGGGCGTCATCGGTCTGCGCCAGACCGGTATTCCGGACGAGTACGAGCCCGGGCTGAACGTGCGGTTCATGGGGCTGAGCGAGAAGGCCATCATCAGCTACCTCGTCAGCGCCTACTACTCCGCCGCGGTGCTGGTCCCGGACGCCCTCGGTGTCCTGGAGAACGTCAACATCGCCAACTGGCGCGACTAG
- a CDS encoding VTT domain-containing protein, protein MLEGLGSLFDWPWIYVLVALSVLLDVFVPILPSGVLVISAATAGTTGAGGDMLDVVALLVCAAIASCLGDIAAYRLAWRGGDWFDRRMAQSRRLSTAQERLGEVLTRGGGSLVVLARFAPAGRSVVSLGAGVAHRRPKEFLPWSAVAGVAWATYSVGLGYLGGEWLGASWLGTFMSLVALVGTGALAAYVFRRGRRTAMAAALTTVPLAIPPQPAATDRGAVVEAL, encoded by the coding sequence GTGCTCGAGGGTCTGGGCTCCTTGTTCGACTGGCCATGGATCTATGTACTCGTCGCGCTGTCCGTACTGCTCGACGTGTTCGTGCCGATCCTGCCCAGCGGGGTGCTGGTGATCAGCGCCGCGACCGCGGGCACCACCGGTGCGGGCGGCGACATGCTCGACGTGGTCGCGCTCCTGGTGTGCGCCGCCATCGCCTCCTGCCTCGGCGACATCGCCGCCTACCGGCTGGCCTGGCGCGGCGGCGACTGGTTCGACCGCCGCATGGCACAGTCCCGCCGGCTCTCCACCGCCCAGGAACGACTGGGCGAGGTGCTGACCAGGGGCGGAGGGTCGCTCGTCGTGCTCGCGCGCTTCGCGCCGGCCGGCCGCTCCGTGGTCAGCCTCGGCGCGGGTGTGGCGCACCGCCGGCCCAAGGAGTTCCTGCCCTGGTCGGCCGTGGCCGGTGTGGCCTGGGCGACGTACAGCGTGGGCCTGGGCTATCTCGGCGGCGAGTGGCTGGGCGCGAGCTGGCTCGGGACCTTCATGTCGCTGGTCGCCCTGGTGGGCACCGGCGCGCTGGCCGCCTATGTGTTCCGCCGCGGACGCCGGACGGCGATGGCCGCGGCCCTGACCACCGTGCCGCTGGCGATCCCGCCGCAGCCCGCCGCCACCGACCGCGGAGCGGTCGTCGAAGCGCTGTAG
- a CDS encoding zinc ribbon domain-containing protein — translation MPRYEFRCRSCGTTFELNRPMAESSDPASCPEGHDDTVKLLSAVAVGGSAAAPASGGGGGGGCCGGGCCG, via the coding sequence ATGCCCCGATACGAGTTTCGCTGCCGGTCCTGCGGTACCACTTTCGAGCTGAACCGGCCGATGGCCGAGTCCTCCGACCCCGCGAGCTGCCCCGAGGGGCACGACGACACGGTGAAGCTGCTGTCGGCCGTCGCCGTGGGCGGCAGCGCGGCCGCTCCCGCGTCGGGTGGCGGCGGTGGCGGTGGGTGCTGCGGAGGCGGCTGCTGCGGCTGA
- a CDS encoding DUF4239 domain-containing protein, with protein sequence MSQWIALVIAMAAACVVVITVVVLRQRRVPVDDDPTETPDVIEYMTMMIGVIYAIVLGLAIAGVWEGQGAAQDDVMREAQALHEVSTRVQVYPPEVRDRIRTDVDAYVSYVVHKEWPYMADHGTLSPKGTELLSAVRRDVTDYAPKGDLDAQAYQPVVDQVAVADEARTARGQNAGATMPGMVWFGLIAGALVTVGLIFTLQIRRSGRELLLAGLFSALIAFLLFLIWDLDAPFGRGIAVAPDVFLDLFPALK encoded by the coding sequence ATGTCGCAGTGGATTGCTCTGGTGATCGCGATGGCCGCCGCCTGCGTGGTCGTCATCACCGTCGTGGTGCTCAGACAGCGGCGCGTCCCGGTGGACGACGACCCCACCGAGACACCCGACGTCATCGAGTACATGACGATGATGATCGGCGTGATCTACGCGATCGTCCTGGGCCTGGCGATCGCCGGAGTGTGGGAGGGCCAAGGGGCGGCGCAGGACGACGTGATGCGTGAGGCGCAGGCCCTGCACGAGGTCAGCACCCGCGTGCAGGTGTATCCGCCCGAGGTCCGGGACCGGATCCGGACGGACGTCGACGCGTACGTCTCGTACGTGGTCCACAAGGAGTGGCCGTACATGGCCGACCACGGCACCCTCTCCCCGAAGGGGACGGAGCTGCTGTCGGCGGTGCGCCGTGACGTGACGGACTACGCGCCCAAGGGGGACCTGGACGCCCAGGCCTACCAGCCGGTGGTGGACCAGGTCGCGGTGGCCGACGAGGCGCGCACCGCGCGCGGCCAGAACGCGGGCGCGACGATGCCCGGGATGGTGTGGTTCGGCCTCATCGCGGGCGCCCTGGTGACGGTGGGGCTGATCTTCACGCTGCAGATCCGCCGCTCGGGCCGGGAGTTGCTGCTGGCGGGCCTGTTCAGCGCGCTCATCGCGTTCCTGCTGTTCCTGATCTGGGACCTCGACGCGCCCTTCGGCCGGGGCATCGCGGTCGCCCCCGATGTGTTCCTGGACCTGTTCCCGGCGCTGAAGTAG
- a CDS encoding aminopeptidase P family protein → MAGIQPFTREDYAARMARAAEAAAAAGLAGVVVTPGPDLVYLCGYQPTAITERLTMLVLSAGEEPQMLVPVLERPDAETAEGAGAVLLTDWTDGQDPYNAAIGLLRPEGRYGISDSAWAMHLLGFQRTLPGTAYASLTDVLPMLRAVKDEHELARLAAAGAAADAAYGDILKVRFAGRRETEVAGDLADLLVSYGHSQVDFTVVGSGPNGANPHHEAGERTIADGDMVVLDFGGLKDGYGSDTTRTVHVGEPSDEERKVHDIVREAQQTAFEAVRPGIACQEIDRVARKVITDAGYGEYFIHRVGHGIGVTTHEPPYMVEGEERPIVPGMCFSIEPGIYLPGRFGVRIEDIVTCTAEGGRRLNGTPHEMRLVG, encoded by the coding sequence ATGGCGGGTATCCAGCCGTTCACGCGGGAGGACTACGCGGCACGGATGGCACGGGCGGCGGAGGCGGCGGCCGCGGCGGGACTGGCCGGCGTGGTCGTGACCCCCGGCCCGGACCTGGTCTATCTGTGCGGGTACCAGCCCACGGCGATCACCGAGCGGCTGACGATGCTCGTCCTGTCCGCAGGCGAGGAGCCGCAGATGCTGGTGCCGGTCCTGGAGCGGCCGGACGCCGAGACGGCGGAGGGCGCCGGGGCGGTCCTGCTGACGGACTGGACCGACGGGCAGGACCCCTACAACGCGGCGATCGGGCTGCTGCGGCCCGAGGGGCGCTACGGGATCTCCGACTCGGCGTGGGCGATGCACCTGCTGGGCTTCCAGCGGACGCTGCCCGGTACGGCGTACGCGTCGCTGACCGATGTGCTGCCGATGCTGAGGGCGGTCAAGGACGAGCACGAACTGGCGCGGCTGGCGGCGGCGGGAGCGGCGGCGGACGCCGCGTACGGCGACATCCTGAAGGTGCGGTTCGCGGGCCGCCGGGAGACCGAGGTGGCGGGTGACCTCGCGGATCTGCTGGTCTCGTACGGGCACAGCCAGGTCGACTTCACCGTCGTGGGCTCCGGGCCGAACGGCGCCAACCCGCATCACGAGGCGGGGGAGCGGACCATCGCCGACGGCGACATGGTGGTGCTGGACTTCGGCGGCCTGAAGGACGGCTACGGCTCCGACACCACGCGCACGGTGCACGTCGGCGAGCCCTCGGACGAGGAGCGGAAGGTGCACGACATCGTGCGCGAGGCGCAGCAGACGGCCTTCGAGGCGGTCCGGCCCGGCATCGCCTGCCAGGAGATCGACCGGGTGGCCCGCAAGGTCATCACGGACGCGGGGTACGGCGAGTACTTCATCCACCGGGTCGGCCACGGCATCGGTGTGACGACGCACGAGCCGCCCTACATGGTGGAGGGCGAGGAGCGGCCGATCGTGCCGGGGATGTGCTTCTCGATCGAGCCGGGCATCTATCTGCCGGGGCGTTTCGGGGTACGGATCGAGGACATCGTGACGTGCACGGCGGAGGGCGGCCGGCGGCTCAACGGCACCCCGCACGAGATGCGCCTTGTCGGCTGA